In Halobacteriovorax marinus SJ, the following proteins share a genomic window:
- a CDS encoding pentapeptide repeat-containing protein, producing the protein METKTQCIKNKKINAFTLENFENLGSINNCHLAKSTFQNSKMDKIKVKHSHLAKANLQKCNIKKASFQNTNLEKSSFAWSNLQQNRFLSDNISNVNFQFVDLSHSTLVKCKALNSDFRWSKLTSATFIDCNLKGANFSNSDLRNVNFESCNLKGAKYNINTLLPFSRDKANSLGMNFVGVN; encoded by the coding sequence ATGGAAACAAAAACACAATGCATCAAAAACAAGAAGATTAACGCTTTTACTCTCGAAAATTTTGAGAACTTAGGAAGTATCAACAATTGCCACTTGGCAAAGTCTACTTTCCAAAATTCTAAAATGGATAAGATAAAAGTTAAACACTCACACCTTGCTAAGGCCAATTTACAAAAGTGCAATATTAAAAAGGCTTCTTTTCAAAATACAAATTTAGAAAAGTCTTCTTTTGCATGGTCTAACCTACAACAGAATAGATTTCTAAGTGATAATATTTCGAATGTTAACTTTCAATTTGTCGACTTATCTCACTCTACTCTAGTTAAGTGTAAGGCCCTAAACTCAGACTTTAGATGGTCTAAACTTACTAGTGCTACATTTATTGATTGTAATTTAAAAGGTGCGAACTTCTCTAATTCAGATCTTAGAAATGTAAATTTCGAAAGCTGTAATCTAAAAGGAGCAAAGTATAATATTAATACTCTTCTTCCTTTTTCAAGAGACAAGGCAAATAGCTTAGGTATGAATTTCGTAGGTGTTAACTAG